CTGAAGATCTGATCGTCGTGCATTTTTACCTCGTCGGTAAAAGCATGTATATCTTTTAAGGAGCTTAATGAATGCGAGTAGGTTTCGGCCAGGAATTCAACACAACCGGTTTTTGCCAACTTTTGAAACGACTCAATAACATCGGGTGCATAAAGCTCAAACTGCTCCAATGCCACGCCGGTTATCGAAAAAGCCACTTTAAACTTATCACCCAGTTTATTGGCCAGTTCGAGCAACAATTTATTGGTCGGTAAATAACTTTTGTCGGCTATATTTCGGATAATGCTTTCGTTTGAATAATCGTCGTAATAATAATGATCGTTACCGATATCGAAAAAACGGTAACGCCGGTGCCTGAACGGCTGATGTATTTGAAAAAACAAACAAATTGATTTCATAGTCGTTGGTTAATTTTCTTGCAAAGTACTCACATAAACTTTTCTTACTTCGTTGGCCGAATGTGTCCATTTCAACTCTTCCACCTCGGTCTTCCCCTCGCTTTTAAAATGCTCGGCCAAAGAGGTATAATTTAACACCCCATAAATGGCATCGGCCATTGCATAAGTATCCCAAAAATCGATTTTTATAGCATGCCTTAAAATTTCAGACACCCCCGACTGGTTGGATATAATTACCGGAACATTTAACTGCATGGCTTCAAGTGGCACAATTCCAAAAGGCTCCGACACTGATGGCATAACAAACACATCGGTCATGCTAAAAAGATCGTTTACATCGCTCCCTTTCAGAAAACCGGTGAAATGAAACTTATCGGCAATGCCAAGCGCTGCTGTTCGTGCAATCATTTCGTTCATCATGTCGCCACTACCGGCCATAACAAAACGTGCATTCTGCATTTTTTTGAGCACCAGGTTTGCAGCTTCAACAAAATAACCTGGGCCTTTTTGCATGGTTATCCTTCCTAAAAAAGTAACCACTTTATCGTTTACACCTTTTGGCGGCAAACTTCCTTTTTCATGATTTACCGACTCAACCGCGTTATAAACGGTAACCACTTTCTCGGGCGGTATTCCGTATTTCTCGATTACCATTTTTCGGGTTAGGTTACTCACTGCAATAATTTTATCGGCAGCCTCCATTCCTTCACGCTCAATGGCATAAACCCGTGGGTTTACATCTCCTCCGCTTCGATCGAAATCGGTGGCATGCACATGAATAACCAATGGTTTTCCACTGGCCTTGCTGGCAGCAATTCCTGCCGGATAGGTGAGCCAGTCGTGTGCATGAATAATGTCGCAGGGATTATCTTCGGCAATCATACGAGCCACAAGTGCATAATCGCGGATTTCTTTTAACAGATCGGGGCCGTAGCCTCCGCTAAATTCGATCTTTGAATTCTCGTCGGTTTCAACAAATTTTGTCTGGCCTGTGTAGCGTTTGCTTTTTAATGTCCAGAATTCATCTTCGGTAACGTAGGGAAGAATGGGCGAATCTACTTCGAGGTATTCCATTGTTTTTCCACCCTCATCAAAAGTAAAGGTCGTTCGGTTTACGGGAACATTGTTGGCTCCAATCAACTTTAATCGCGACTGATCTTCATCGCCAAAAGCCTTCGGAACTACAAAAGTTAAGTCAATATCTTCAATCTCTGCCATACCTTTTGTAAGCCCGTAACAAGCTGTCCCCAATCCACCGGAGATATGGGGAGGAAATTCCCATCCAAACATTAATACCTTCATCTGATCTTCTAATTTTCCGGTTGCATCCAAAAATCAATTGTTTTTGGTTTATTCTGTATAGTTCTGCACCAAATCGAGCGCATACGAAACACCTGCGATATTCCAGGCCTGCGAGATAGCTCCTTTTCCAACATGGGGCGGGTCACCATCGTACATTTCCGGAATATTCCCGATACAATGCTCTGTCATTTCGGTTTCAAAGCTTTCCATAATCTGTTTTACAAACGGCAAGCCTCCCCGCTTATGAATTTTTAAATAAGCTTCAACAAAAAACTGAAGTAACCAGGGCCAAACAGCTCCCTGATGCACGGCCAGCTCCCGTTCTTTCGGACCTCCGCTGATGTTACCAAAGTAGCGTAAATGATCAGGCGATAATGTTCGCAGCCCCCTGTTTGTTAGCAACTTGCGTTTCACCACACTTAACACCTGCTTTTGTTGCTCTTTAGTAAGCGGTGTATAATCCATGGCCACAGCAATTACCATATTCGGTCTCACTGCCCATTCGCACTGCTCATCTTTTACCACATCGGCCAGGTATCCGTGTCCTTCGCTCCAGAAGGTTTTCAGGAACGACTGCGCTACTTTATTAACCATGTGTTTCCACTTCGTAATAAACTCATGGTCGCCTGCCATGTCGGCCAAATCGAGCGCAAAACAAATGGCGTTAAACCATAGGGCATTCACTTCAACCGGCATTCCGGCGCGCGGCAAAACTGCCTTACCGTCAACACTGGAATTCATCCAGGTTAATGCGGTATCTTCCTTTTCGGCATAAATTAATCCGTTGGGCAGCACCTTAATATCATCCCGATTCTGACTTGCATAGGCATTGAGGATCCGTTTGATCACTTCGCCATATGTTTTCCAAAGAAACTTCGGATTGTTCTTTTTCTTTAAATATTGCTGAATGACCCAAATAAACCACAACGATGTGTCGGCAGAATGGTACTGCAGCTTTTTATCCTTGATGTGGTCGGGGAAAAAACCATCGTTAAAATATTTCAGGTACGAATCGAGTATTTTCTCGCACAGTTTTGGGTCGTTAAACGACAGGCACAATCCGGGAAGAGAAATAAATGTTTGACGGGTAATACTGTTGTACCACGGGAAACCGGCAATAATATCGGCCGTATAACCTTCGTGCATGATAAACTGGTGAGCAGCCCGCTCTAAAACACTGTTGAAGGTTTCTTTGCCTCCACGTTTATTCTGTTCTTTGGTAAATCGCTGTTTTAACGACACCGGATTGGCTTCTGTTAAACCCGCGGCAAAAACGATCGACTCGCCTTTTTTCATCGGAAACTCAAAATAGCCCGGCACAAAAAGATCTTCCAAATAATCGTACCCCCGGATCAGCTCTTTTAGGTATTCAATATCGTAATACCAATCGGGAACTCCCACAAAATCAACTGCTTTACTGCATTGCATAAACAAATTGGGGTAGCCTTCGTACAAACATGTTTTTATCCCGTTTTTGGCCTTCCCAAACTTGCGGTTAACAAACATATTCGCCTTGCTCAGCTGATGAATATTTCGGAAAGCCAGAAATGGTTTTAATCGCAAAGTTGTTGGCGATTTTGCTTCCTCAAGCGTATATTTTATCAGAATTTGTTCCTCTTTTTCAACCAGCAGCCGTTCTTTTGTAAGCACAACTCCGCCAACCCGGTAGGTAATTTTGGGTATCGCATCAAACTCTACATTACGGATGTATTTGTGTCCTTTGGGTTCGTAGGTTCCGCCTTTATAGCGGTGAATTCCGAGGTTGAATTCGGCCTCGTTTTGTATCACTGTTTCATCAAGCGATGAAAGCAATACATGTTTTTCACCTCCAAGATTCTCAATAGGGCACACCAGCAAACCGTGATATTTTCTGGTATTGCAGCCGTTTAGCGTGGTACTTAAATAAGAACCGGCTCTGTTTGATCGTAGTATTTCTTTGAACAGCGAATATTCGAGATTTACCAGCTGCTCCTTATCAAATTCAAGGTAATGCATATTAATAACACTTTGGTAAATTGAGTATTGGTTCAGCAGTCACAACGAAGTTGTCACTACTAAGTTAAGGGATTTAACTTACAATTGTTTGGTCACCATCACCAAATTCCTCAATCTGTACATTAAAATATTCTTTTTCTAACTTTAAATTAAGATACGGGAATCTGTTTTCCAGCAACTCTAATTTATTTAGAAAACTAAGGAGAAATTTGGAATATTCAAGGGATTTTTTGTTGATTGGGCGATGCTTTACAGCATTGCTTATTTTTTGAACTTCCCGGGCAATTTCAATACTTTCAGGATTAATTAGTGCCGTTTCAAAACGCGACCAGATATGCTTAATGGCCACCTCCGAAATGTGTAACATATCTTCGGCATAAAAACGATAATCGCGCAGCTCATCCATCACAATTTCGTACGACGGGAAATAGGCACATTTTTCAGTACCAAGTTCCTGAATAAGTTGATCGACAGCCAATATAAGCGTCGACTTACTTCGCTGGTTTTCAACGGCACCATCTTTCCAATGACGAATTGGGCTGACTGTAAAAACCACTTTCAGGTCAGGGTTTATCTGCCAGATTTTGTTCAGCAATTCACAATAAACTTTAACGATTTGTTGAACCGACAAACGTTCGCGCACAAACTCGCGGGCCGGAATTTTATGGCAATTCGAAACCAGTTCGCCACTCTTTTTGTACCGATAAATCCAGGCCGTACCAAAAGTGAGAAATAAAAACCCGGACTCCTTTAAAAAAGTTGCCGAGCTTTTAATACGCGTGTTTATGTCATCCAACGCCTTATTTTGCTCGGTATTCGAAAAACGGCCATGATGACTAAAGCTGTGCCAAAGGCCATTATGTTCGATAAGATCGTTTGCCGAAAGCTGCCTCTCTTCGAGCAATAGCTGCAGCCCGTTGGCAACAGAAAGCGGATTATACAAAATTCCAAACGGATTAATGTCGACCGGGTATTTCAGGGCTTCCATTTTTGCCCCAACATTTTCGGTAAAACACGATCCCATAAACAGGTTTTTCTTCTTGTAATCTGTTTGCCACGGAAACTGCGGCACATCTACTATGGTTTGAAACTTTGCTTCGGCCATTTACTTCACTTTCGGAATATCCACTTTTTTAAGTACCAAAGCCGTTCTTGCCGGCAAATACAGTCGCAAATAATGCTGGCTGTCCATTCCTTTGCTTGGCATGGTGTAGTAACTAATCTCCTCATCAACCCGGTCGTGACCACCAAAGCGGCCTGAATCCGTATTCAATACAATTTGATATTTCCCGGAACCAAGCGGAATTCCGTAATCGGTAAACGACTGCGTTGGATTAAAATTGAAAACAAATAAAAACAGTCCGCGGTGGTAGGCCAGCACTTTATCGGGCTTGTTTTCCAAAACCAGATCAACCGGAGGAATAGAAAGTATCTTATTTTGGTTAATCAGCTGAATCATTTCTTTGTCAAAATCGTACAGCCAATGATATTTCAGGTCCTGATTTTCAGCAATGCTCCACATTCTGCGGGCATGCTGATAGGACCAATTGTTTCCTACCCGCGGGAAATCAATCCACTCGGGATGTCCGAATTCATTCCCCATAAAATTCAGGTAAGCACCGCCGGCAGTACTTGCAGTAGCCAGCCGTATCATTTTATGCAGTGCTATTCCACGGTCAACAATCAGGTTCGGCTGATCTTTTCGCATGGAAAAATACATCTCTTTATCTATCAGCCGGAAGATGATGGTTTTATCGCCCACTAGGGCCTGGTCGTGCGATTCAGCATAACTTACCACCTGCTCGTCCATTCGCTTCGAGGTTAGCTGGAAAAAAATATCTCCAACCTCCCATTCGTCGTCTGACTTTTCTTTTATCATTTTTATCCAGAAGTCAGGAACGCCCATTGCCATTCTGAAATCGAATCCCAAACCGCCATCTTCAATTGCTGTTGCCAGTCCGGGCATTCCGCTCATATCTTCAGCAATCGAGAGTGCCCGCGGATTAATTTCTTTAATCAACTTATTTGCCAGTCTGAAATAGGTGGTCGCCTCGTGGTCGACATTGGCATTAAAATAGTCGTCGTAAGTAGTGAATGCGATCTCCAAACCATGATTAAAATATAACATGCTGGTTACTCCGTCGAAACGGAATCCATCAAATTTATACTCGGTCAGCCAGTAGCTGATATTTGATAAAAGGAAGTGCAACACCTCATTTTTATCGTAGTTAAAACAATAGCTATCCCATGCCGGATGCTCACCTCTTCCACCTTCGTGGAAAAACTGGTAGCGTGTGCCATCGTAATTTCCCAAACCTTCAACTTCATTTTTTACGGCATGCGAGTGCACCAAATCTATAATCACCGCAATCCCCATTCCGTGCGCCTCATCGATCAGTTGTTTTAGTTCCTCGGGAGTGCCAAAACGCGACGACGCCGCAAAAAAGCTGCTTACATGATAACCAAAACTCCCGTAATACGGGTGCTCCGGAATCGCCATCAACTGAATAACATTATAGCCGTTAGCTTTTATACGCGGCAACATCTGCTCACGAAATTCATTGTAGGTATGTACACGTTCCTCTTCGCCGGCCATACCCACATGCCCCTCATAAATCAGTGGGTGCTCGTCGGCCTGCTGGAACTCCTCATTCTTCCACTCATATGGATTTTCGGGCGCCCAAACCTGTGCATTAAAAATGTGTGTATTTTCGTCCTGTACAACACGCGTAGCCCAGGCAGGTATTCTTTTCCCAAAGTTTACAGACCAGTGCACATTTAAGGCATACAAATCGCCATGTGCTATTTGATCGGCTGCCAGATGCAATTCCCAAACACCGTGATCGAGACTTGCAAAAGAATACTCAACATTTTCATGCCAATCGTTAAAAGTACCAACCAGATAAATATGTGTAGCATTGGGTGCCCACTCGCGAATTACCCAGCCCGACTCGGTACGGTGCAAACCAAAATACAAATGCCCGGTAGCAAAATCTGCCAGCGACCGTCCGCCGGTAATTTCTTTTTCTTTACGATCAGCAAGTATCATTCGGTCGGAAATAATTCCGGCATAAGGCTCAAGCCACTTATCATTCTGAACTAACTTTGGCAGGTATCTTTTCATCTTATTAAAATTTTTCGTTTTTTAAGGCATAAGATGGAACTCGCATGATAATGCTCCTATATGAAACGGGCTTTTTAAACTGCTCGTTTCATCGGTTTGGCTCCTTTCTTCTTTGCCTTTCAAATCCGAATAACACTTCCGAATTTGTTTTTTAAAGATATAGAATCAGACGTGAAAATGCAGATTATTAAAAGAAAATGCATTTCAATGCCTCTTCTTTTTCTCTAAAATCCATTAACTGACTGACAAGCAGACTTCTGTTACAACACAGTTACCATTTATAATTATTTAACCGCGAATAATTGCCGGTG
This is a stretch of genomic DNA from uncultured Draconibacterium sp.. It encodes these proteins:
- a CDS encoding alpha amylase C-terminal domain-containing protein, producing MKRYLPKLVQNDKWLEPYAGIISDRMILADRKEKEITGGRSLADFATGHLYFGLHRTESGWVIREWAPNATHIYLVGTFNDWHENVEYSFASLDHGVWELHLAADQIAHGDLYALNVHWSVNFGKRIPAWATRVVQDENTHIFNAQVWAPENPYEWKNEEFQQADEHPLIYEGHVGMAGEEERVHTYNEFREQMLPRIKANGYNVIQLMAIPEHPYYGSFGYHVSSFFAASSRFGTPEELKQLIDEAHGMGIAVIIDLVHSHAVKNEVEGLGNYDGTRYQFFHEGGRGEHPAWDSYCFNYDKNEVLHFLLSNISYWLTEYKFDGFRFDGVTSMLYFNHGLEIAFTTYDDYFNANVDHEATTYFRLANKLIKEINPRALSIAEDMSGMPGLATAIEDGGLGFDFRMAMGVPDFWIKMIKEKSDDEWEVGDIFFQLTSKRMDEQVVSYAESHDQALVGDKTIIFRLIDKEMYFSMRKDQPNLIVDRGIALHKMIRLATASTAGGAYLNFMGNEFGHPEWIDFPRVGNNWSYQHARRMWSIAENQDLKYHWLYDFDKEMIQLINQNKILSIPPVDLVLENKPDKVLAYHRGLFLFVFNFNPTQSFTDYGIPLGSGKYQIVLNTDSGRFGGHDRVDEEISYYTMPSKGMDSQHYLRLYLPARTALVLKKVDIPKVK
- a CDS encoding amylo-alpha-1,6-glucosidase yields the protein MHYLEFDKEQLVNLEYSLFKEILRSNRAGSYLSTTLNGCNTRKYHGLLVCPIENLGGEKHVLLSSLDETVIQNEAEFNLGIHRYKGGTYEPKGHKYIRNVEFDAIPKITYRVGGVVLTKERLLVEKEEQILIKYTLEEAKSPTTLRLKPFLAFRNIHQLSKANMFVNRKFGKAKNGIKTCLYEGYPNLFMQCSKAVDFVGVPDWYYDIEYLKELIRGYDYLEDLFVPGYFEFPMKKGESIVFAAGLTEANPVSLKQRFTKEQNKRGGKETFNSVLERAAHQFIMHEGYTADIIAGFPWYNSITRQTFISLPGLCLSFNDPKLCEKILDSYLKYFNDGFFPDHIKDKKLQYHSADTSLWFIWVIQQYLKKKNNPKFLWKTYGEVIKRILNAYASQNRDDIKVLPNGLIYAEKEDTALTWMNSSVDGKAVLPRAGMPVEVNALWFNAICFALDLADMAGDHEFITKWKHMVNKVAQSFLKTFWSEGHGYLADVVKDEQCEWAVRPNMVIAVAMDYTPLTKEQQKQVLSVVKRKLLTNRGLRTLSPDHLRYFGNISGGPKERELAVHQGAVWPWLLQFFVEAYLKIHKRGGLPFVKQIMESFETEMTEHCIGNIPEMYDGDPPHVGKGAISQAWNIAGVSYALDLVQNYTE
- a CDS encoding GSCFA domain-containing protein translates to MAEAKFQTIVDVPQFPWQTDYKKKNLFMGSCFTENVGAKMEALKYPVDINPFGILYNPLSVANGLQLLLEERQLSANDLIEHNGLWHSFSHHGRFSNTEQNKALDDINTRIKSSATFLKESGFLFLTFGTAWIYRYKKSGELVSNCHKIPAREFVRERLSVQQIVKVYCELLNKIWQINPDLKVVFTVSPIRHWKDGAVENQRSKSTLILAVDQLIQELGTEKCAYFPSYEIVMDELRDYRFYAEDMLHISEVAIKHIWSRFETALINPESIEIAREVQKISNAVKHRPINKKSLEYSKFLLSFLNKLELLENRFPYLNLKLEKEYFNVQIEEFGDGDQTIVS
- a CDS encoding glycosyltransferase family 4 protein, with translation MKVLMFGWEFPPHISGGLGTACYGLTKGMAEIEDIDLTFVVPKAFGDEDQSRLKLIGANNVPVNRTTFTFDEGGKTMEYLEVDSPILPYVTEDEFWTLKSKRYTGQTKFVETDENSKIEFSGGYGPDLLKEIRDYALVARMIAEDNPCDIIHAHDWLTYPAGIAASKASGKPLVIHVHATDFDRSGGDVNPRVYAIEREGMEAADKIIAVSNLTRKMVIEKYGIPPEKVVTVYNAVESVNHEKGSLPPKGVNDKVVTFLGRITMQKGPGYFVEAANLVLKKMQNARFVMAGSGDMMNEMIARTAALGIADKFHFTGFLKGSDVNDLFSMTDVFVMPSVSEPFGIVPLEAMQLNVPVIISNQSGVSEILRHAIKIDFWDTYAMADAIYGVLNYTSLAEHFKSEGKTEVEELKWTHSANEVRKVYVSTLQEN